One Thermus sp. CCB_US3_UF1 DNA window includes the following coding sequences:
- the glmU gene encoding bifunctional UDP-N-acetylglucosamine diphosphorylase/glucosamine-1-phosphate N-acetyltransferase GlmU, whose translation MHAHVILAAGQGTRMRSRLPKVLHPLLGKPMLAYAVETALALNPAKLVVVVGHGKEKVLEALEGYPVEVAFQKEQLGTAHALLQAEPFLKDFPGPTLVTQGDTPLLSPSTLGGLLERVGEGAGMALLTVELSDPTGYGRILRQGEEVLGSVEEKDATPEVRAIREVNAGAYAFDPFLFRALKEVRNENAAREYYLPDLIAIYRAHGKRVAAVRGAAEEALGVNTREELARVEGILLARLRAEWMRRGVRMILPESVYLEPSVELAPDVTLWPGVVLKGKTRIGEGAEVGPYALLEDTVLEPGARVLGHTVAQGAVIAGGADAGPFARLRPGAVLREGVHVGNFVEVKNSLLHPGVKAGHLAYLGDAEVGEGANIGAGVITANYDGKRKHRTWIGKGAFIGSNAVLVAPVRVGDGAMVGAGSVITQDVPEEALAVARGRQRNLEGYARRKREGE comes from the coding sequence ATGCACGCCCACGTGATCCTGGCCGCCGGGCAGGGGACTAGGATGCGGTCCCGGCTGCCCAAGGTCCTGCACCCCCTTCTCGGCAAGCCCATGCTGGCCTACGCCGTGGAGACCGCCTTGGCCCTGAACCCGGCCAAGCTGGTGGTGGTGGTGGGCCACGGCAAGGAGAAGGTCCTGGAGGCCCTGGAGGGGTATCCGGTGGAGGTGGCCTTTCAGAAAGAGCAGCTGGGCACCGCCCACGCCCTCTTGCAGGCCGAGCCCTTCCTGAAGGATTTCCCCGGTCCCACCCTGGTGACGCAAGGGGACACCCCCTTGCTTTCCCCCAGCACCCTAGGGGGCCTGCTGGAAAGGGTGGGGGAGGGGGCAGGGATGGCCCTCCTCACCGTGGAGCTCTCCGACCCCACGGGGTATGGCCGCATCCTGCGCCAGGGGGAGGAGGTCTTGGGGAGCGTGGAGGAGAAGGACGCCACCCCCGAGGTGCGGGCCATCCGGGAGGTGAACGCCGGGGCCTATGCCTTTGACCCTTTCCTCTTCCGGGCCCTCAAGGAGGTGAGGAACGAGAACGCCGCCCGGGAGTATTACCTTCCTGACCTCATCGCCATTTACCGGGCCCACGGGAAGCGGGTGGCGGCGGTGCGGGGGGCCGCCGAGGAGGCCCTAGGGGTGAACACCCGGGAGGAGCTGGCCCGGGTGGAGGGGATCCTGCTTGCCCGGCTGCGCGCGGAGTGGATGCGAAGGGGGGTGCGGATGATCCTACCCGAGAGCGTCTACCTCGAGCCCAGCGTGGAGCTGGCCCCCGACGTGACCCTGTGGCCTGGGGTGGTCCTCAAGGGGAAGACCCGGATCGGCGAGGGGGCCGAGGTGGGGCCTTACGCCCTTCTGGAGGACACGGTGCTGGAGCCTGGGGCCAGGGTCTTGGGCCACACCGTGGCCCAAGGGGCGGTGATCGCCGGGGGGGCCGACGCCGGGCCCTTCGCCCGCCTGCGCCCGGGGGCGGTGCTCCGGGAGGGGGTGCACGTGGGCAACTTCGTGGAGGTGAAGAATAGCCTCCTCCACCCAGGGGTGAAGGCCGGCCACCTGGCCTACCTGGGGGATGCCGAGGTGGGGGAAGGGGCCAACATCGGGGCCGGGGTGATCACCGCCAACTACGACGGCAAGCGCAAGCACCGCACCTGGATCGGCAAGGGGGCCTTCATCGGCTCCAACGCCGTCCTGGTGGCCCCGGTGCGGGTGGGGGATGGGGCCATGGTGGGGGCGGGGAGCGTGATCACCCAGGATGTCCCCGAGGAGGCCCTGGCCGTGGCCCGGGGGCGGCAGCGCAACCTCGAGGGCTACGCCCGCCGCAAGCGGGAAGGGGAGTAG
- a CDS encoding TatA/E family twin arginine-targeting protein translocase — MNLGMPEILVILVVALLIFGPKKLPELGRSLGQSIREFKRGAQEIREELEKSVEVREEPKPKAETPAKALEAEERKA, encoded by the coding sequence ATGAACCTGGGCATGCCGGAAATCCTGGTGATCCTGGTGGTGGCCCTTCTCATCTTCGGGCCCAAAAAGCTCCCCGAGCTTGGCCGCTCCTTGGGGCAGAGCATCCGCGAGTTCAAGCGGGGGGCGCAGGAGATCCGCGAGGAGCTGGAGAAGAGCGTGGAGGTGCGGGAGGAGCCCAAGCCCAAGGCCGAAACCCCGGCCAAGGCCCTCGAGGCCGAGGAGCGTAAGGCTTGA
- the tatC gene encoding twin-arginine translocase subunit TatC, protein MKEAPLVEHLEELRARLLWSLLAWVVGTGVAWSFRVGLLDWLKRPLDLAAAQNGIQVNLIVLDITEPFLVSLKVAAFGGLVLALPFIVYQVWAFIAPGLYEHEKRLAAPFLLGAGFSFALGALFAYYGFLPFAIPFLLGFLGDVITPQISIGRYMGQVLMMMSVMGLVFEMPVVSYLLARLGILSSGFLARNWRVAVVLLLTLAAVITPTVDIVSLSIVTGPLLLLYWVSVLVARLAERARPKEETA, encoded by the coding sequence TTGAAGGAAGCCCCCCTGGTAGAACACCTGGAAGAGCTGAGGGCCCGCCTCCTCTGGTCCCTCCTAGCCTGGGTGGTGGGCACCGGGGTGGCCTGGAGCTTCCGCGTGGGGCTTCTGGACTGGCTCAAGCGGCCCTTGGACCTGGCGGCGGCCCAGAACGGCATCCAGGTCAACCTCATCGTCTTGGACATCACCGAGCCCTTTCTGGTCTCCCTCAAGGTGGCGGCCTTCGGCGGCCTGGTCTTGGCCCTGCCCTTCATCGTCTACCAGGTCTGGGCCTTCATCGCCCCGGGGCTTTACGAGCACGAGAAGCGCCTGGCGGCCCCCTTCCTCCTGGGGGCGGGGTTCAGCTTCGCCCTAGGGGCGCTTTTCGCCTACTACGGCTTCCTGCCCTTCGCCATCCCCTTCCTCCTGGGCTTTTTGGGGGACGTGATCACCCCCCAGATCTCCATTGGCCGCTACATGGGCCAGGTGCTCATGATGATGAGCGTCATGGGCCTGGTCTTTGAGATGCCGGTGGTGAGCTACCTCCTGGCCCGGCTGGGGATCCTCTCCTCGGGCTTTTTGGCCCGCAACTGGCGGGTGGCCGTGGTCCTTCTCCTCACCCTGGCGGCGGTCATCACCCCCACGGTGGACATCGTCTCCCTTTCCATCGTGACCGGCCCCCTTCTCCTTCTGTACTGGGTTTCCGTCCTGGTGGCCCGCCTGGCGGAGCGGGCTAGGCCCAAGGAAGAAACCGCCTGA
- a CDS encoding bifunctional 3-deoxy-7-phosphoheptulonate synthase/chorismate mutase has product MDERILALRKEVDRVNRELLRLLSERGRLVQEIGRIQTELGLPHYDPKREEEMLAYLTAENPGPFPAETIRKLFKEIFQASLDLEERQDQKKFLYSKAHKPEPTRVRVKDVVFGEKPLLIAGPCSIESEAQMLETARFLAGKGVRVLRGGAFKPRTSPYGFQGLGVEGLRIGRRAADAFGMVFVTEVMDTRDVEVVAEYADILQIGARNMQNFALLKEVGRAGRPVLLKRGLSATMEEWFYAAEYILSQGNEQVILAERGIRTFERWTRNTLDLSAVALAKQETHLPVIVDVTHAAGRTDLLAPLARAALAVGADGVHVEVHPNPKVALSDNQQQLDFPQFARFLEAIRDLLPGG; this is encoded by the coding sequence ATGGACGAGCGCATCCTGGCCCTAAGGAAAGAGGTGGACCGGGTGAACCGGGAGCTTTTGCGCCTCCTCTCGGAAAGGGGGCGGCTGGTGCAGGAGATAGGCCGCATCCAGACCGAGCTGGGCCTGCCCCACTACGACCCCAAGCGGGAGGAGGAGATGCTGGCCTACCTCACGGCGGAAAACCCCGGCCCCTTCCCCGCGGAGACCATCCGCAAGCTCTTCAAGGAGATCTTCCAGGCCAGCCTGGACCTGGAGGAGCGCCAGGACCAGAAGAAGTTCCTCTACTCCAAGGCCCACAAGCCCGAGCCCACGAGGGTGCGGGTCAAGGACGTGGTCTTTGGGGAAAAGCCCCTCCTCATTGCCGGTCCTTGTTCCATTGAGTCCGAGGCGCAGATGCTGGAGACCGCCCGCTTCCTGGCGGGGAAGGGGGTGAGGGTCCTGCGGGGTGGGGCCTTCAAGCCCAGGACCAGCCCCTACGGCTTCCAGGGCCTGGGGGTGGAGGGCCTGCGCATTGGCCGCAGGGCGGCGGACGCCTTCGGCATGGTCTTCGTCACCGAGGTCATGGACACCCGGGATGTGGAGGTGGTGGCGGAGTACGCGGACATCCTGCAGATCGGGGCCCGCAACATGCAGAACTTTGCCCTCCTCAAGGAGGTGGGCAGGGCGGGCAGGCCCGTCCTCCTCAAGCGGGGGCTTTCCGCCACCATGGAGGAGTGGTTCTATGCCGCCGAGTACATCCTCTCCCAGGGCAACGAGCAGGTGATCCTGGCGGAAAGGGGGATCCGCACCTTTGAGCGCTGGACCCGGAACACCCTGGACCTTTCCGCCGTGGCCCTGGCCAAGCAGGAGACCCACCTGCCCGTGATCGTGGACGTGACCCACGCCGCCGGGCGCACGGATCTCCTGGCCCCCCTGGCCCGGGCGGCCCTGGCGGTGGGGGCGGACGGGGTGCACGTGGAGGTCCACCCCAACCCCAAGGTGGCCCTTTCCGACAACCAGCAGCAACTGGACTTCCCCCAGTTCGCCCGCTTCCTCGAGGCCATACGGGACCTTCTCCCCGGGGGCTAG
- a CDS encoding 4Fe-4S dicluster domain-containing protein: MGFLDNLLQAFLKATDPRPRYTEARCLLYKNSVGGCDRCHQACPKGAVRLEGWRVELDEVLCTGCGLCTGVCPGVALEFPLGGVQEALIRGKGQLRCSKAEGKGEEVLCLGRLTPGLLAEAGSRFGRVVLARGACEGCRVGGASVPQHLERMAAEARRYFPVEVEVRQGELPGEKVGRRELFQALMGSAKRTAADLVPELPLPQEPEEKGLPAELRLRALAASRSPEVRWPRIRVEEGCTLCPVCTNVCPTEAVSRVREGEEYVLRLRVAACTGCGACVESCPPQVIRLEEAPKDLLGEEVELFRGKPPWYDL; this comes from the coding sequence ATGGGCTTCTTGGATAACCTGCTCCAGGCCTTCCTCAAGGCCACGGACCCCCGGCCCCGCTACACCGAGGCCCGCTGCCTCCTCTACAAGAACAGCGTGGGGGGGTGCGACCGCTGCCACCAGGCCTGCCCTAAGGGGGCGGTGCGCCTCGAGGGGTGGCGGGTGGAGCTGGACGAGGTCCTGTGCACCGGTTGCGGCCTGTGCACCGGGGTCTGCCCGGGGGTGGCCCTGGAGTTTCCCCTCGGGGGGGTGCAGGAGGCCCTTATCCGGGGCAAGGGGCAGCTGCGCTGCTCCAAGGCCGAGGGCAAGGGGGAGGAGGTCTTGTGCCTGGGCCGCCTCACCCCGGGGCTTCTGGCCGAGGCGGGAAGCCGCTTTGGCCGGGTGGTCCTGGCCCGGGGGGCGTGTGAGGGTTGCCGGGTAGGGGGGGCTTCTGTGCCCCAGCACCTGGAGCGCATGGCCGCCGAGGCCCGGCGCTACTTCCCGGTGGAGGTGGAGGTGCGCCAGGGGGAGCTTCCCGGAGAGAAGGTGGGGCGGCGGGAGCTTTTCCAGGCCCTTATGGGGAGCGCCAAGCGCACCGCCGCCGACCTGGTCCCCGAGCTGCCCCTGCCCCAGGAGCCTGAGGAGAAGGGCCTCCCCGCCGAGCTCCGGCTGCGCGCCTTGGCCGCAAGCCGCTCCCCGGAGGTCCGCTGGCCCCGGATCCGGGTGGAGGAGGGGTGCACCCTCTGCCCGGTCTGCACCAACGTCTGCCCCACGGAGGCCGTGTCCCGGGTGCGGGAGGGGGAGGAGTACGTCCTACGCCTCCGGGTGGCCGCCTGCACCGGGTGCGGGGCCTGTGTGGAAAGCTGCCCCCCCCAGGTGATCCGCCTCGAGGAGGCCCCCAAGGACCTCCTGGGGGAGGAGGTGGAGCTCTTCCGGGGCAAACCCCCCTGGTACGACCTCTGA
- a CDS encoding FAD-binding dehydrogenase, with protein sequence MDAEAIVVGGGLAGLVAATELAAKGKRVLLLEQEAHLGGQAFWSFGGLFLVNSPEQRRLGIRDSVELAFQDWMGSAAYDREEDHWGRLFAQAYLEFAAGEKRAWLASMGVRFFPVVGWAERGGGLASGHGNSVPRFHIVWGTGPGLLEPFLRRARQLEERGLLQVRLRHRAEEVLVEGGKAVGVAGLVLEEDPKPRGVPTSRRALGEFCYRAQAVLLATGGIGGNLELVRRFWPERLGKPPQRMLSGVPDHVDGAGLFLAERAGARLVNLDRMWHYPEGVENHTPIWSHHGIRILPGPSALWVDATGKRLPPPLFPGFDALETLRHLRQRGWDWSWFILDLATLKKEFALSGSEQNPDLTGRSWLRVMQNRLLGPAAPVRAFLERGRDFLVAEDLSELLSKMDALAPGVLDPVGLEREVKARDRELLHPFAKDAQVQALWGFRRYRGDRLFRVAKPHPFLGGRGGPLVAVRLWTLTRKTLGGIQTDLKGRALTPGGKPLPGLFAAGEAAGFGGGGFHGYKALEGTFLGGCLFSGLQAARGILEGLE encoded by the coding sequence ATGGACGCCGAGGCCATCGTGGTAGGGGGCGGGTTGGCGGGCCTGGTGGCGGCCACGGAGCTTGCGGCCAAGGGCAAGCGGGTTCTCCTCCTGGAGCAGGAGGCCCATCTTGGGGGGCAGGCCTTCTGGTCCTTCGGTGGGCTTTTCCTGGTGAACTCCCCGGAGCAGCGGCGCCTGGGCATCCGGGACTCGGTGGAGCTGGCCTTCCAGGACTGGATGGGCTCGGCCGCCTACGATCGGGAGGAGGACCACTGGGGGAGGCTCTTCGCCCAGGCCTACCTGGAGTTCGCCGCAGGGGAGAAGCGGGCCTGGCTGGCCTCCATGGGGGTGCGCTTTTTCCCCGTGGTGGGCTGGGCCGAGCGGGGCGGAGGGCTGGCCAGCGGCCATGGCAACTCCGTGCCCCGCTTCCACATCGTCTGGGGCACGGGGCCGGGGCTTCTGGAACCATTTCTGCGGCGGGCGAGACAACTGGAGGAGCGGGGCCTCCTCCAGGTCCGCCTGCGCCACCGCGCGGAGGAGGTCCTGGTGGAGGGGGGAAAGGCGGTGGGGGTGGCGGGCCTGGTCTTGGAGGAGGACCCCAAACCCCGGGGCGTCCCCACAAGCCGGCGGGCCCTGGGGGAGTTTTGCTACCGGGCCCAGGCGGTCCTCCTGGCCACCGGGGGGATCGGGGGCAACCTGGAGTTGGTGCGCCGTTTCTGGCCCGAGCGCCTGGGCAAGCCCCCGCAGAGGATGCTCTCCGGGGTGCCGGACCACGTGGACGGCGCCGGGCTTTTCCTGGCGGAAAGGGCGGGGGCCAGGCTGGTCAACCTGGACCGGATGTGGCACTACCCCGAGGGGGTGGAGAACCACACCCCCATCTGGAGCCACCACGGGATCCGCATCCTCCCCGGGCCTTCCGCACTCTGGGTGGACGCCACGGGAAAGCGCCTTCCCCCGCCCCTTTTCCCCGGGTTTGACGCCCTGGAAACCCTGCGCCACCTGCGCCAGAGGGGGTGGGACTGGAGCTGGTTCATCCTGGACCTCGCCACCCTAAAGAAGGAGTTCGCCCTCTCAGGCTCGGAACAGAACCCCGACCTGACGGGCAGAAGCTGGCTTCGGGTGATGCAAAACCGCCTTCTGGGCCCGGCGGCCCCGGTGCGGGCTTTCTTGGAGCGGGGCCGGGACTTTTTAGTGGCCGAGGACCTTTCCGAGCTCCTGAGCAAGATGGATGCCCTGGCCCCAGGGGTTCTGGACCCGGTGGGGTTGGAGCGGGAGGTCAAGGCCCGGGACCGGGAACTCCTCCACCCCTTCGCCAAGGACGCCCAGGTCCAGGCCCTTTGGGGCTTCCGCCGCTACCGTGGGGACCGCCTTTTCCGCGTGGCCAAGCCCCATCCCTTCCTGGGGGGCCGGGGGGGTCCTTTGGTGGCGGTGCGCCTTTGGACCCTGACCCGCAAGACCTTAGGGGGCATCCAGACCGACCTCAAGGGCCGGGCCCTCACCCCGGGGGGGAAGCCCCTCCCGGGCCTCTTCGCCGCCGGGGAGGCCGCGGGGTTTGGCGGGGGTGGGTTTCACGGGTACAAGGCCCTGGAGGGTACCTTTCTGGGCGGATGCCTCTTCTCCGGCCTACAGGCGGCCCGGGGCATCCTGGAGGGGCTAGAATAG
- the mce gene encoding methylmalonyl-CoA epimerase, producing MRLHHVGIAVEDLEAAKARYLLLGYRVLAEGEVTAQGVRVAMLQGEGETLLELLAPLGPDTPVGRFLAKRGPGLHHLAFATPRILEDLARLRQEGAQAIDETPRPGFGGHRVAFLHPSFGLGVLWELVEEA from the coding sequence ATGCGGCTCCATCACGTGGGGATTGCCGTGGAGGACCTCGAGGCAGCCAAGGCCCGCTACCTCCTCCTGGGGTACCGGGTCCTGGCGGAGGGGGAGGTGACGGCCCAGGGGGTGCGGGTGGCCATGCTCCAGGGGGAGGGGGAGACCCTTTTGGAACTCCTCGCCCCCCTGGGGCCGGATACCCCTGTGGGCCGCTTTTTGGCCAAGCGGGGCCCCGGGCTTCACCACCTGGCCTTCGCCACGCCCCGGATCCTCGAGGACCTGGCCCGGCTTCGCCAGGAGGGGGCCCAGGCCATTGACGAAACCCCCCGGCCGGGCTTTGGCGGCCACCGGGTGGCCTTTCTGCACCCCTCCTTCGGCCTGGGGGTGCTCTGGGAGCTGGTGGAAGAGGCATGA
- a CDS encoding VanZ family protein, translated as MRRPWALVLALLHMGLLFWLSHQPATGAGLPHPWDKAAHFLAYLLLGGLLGLGLGRWRAAFLGAFLYGVGDEWHQSFIPGREAFGWDLVADALGAWVGARWGGRWEAPEASLP; from the coding sequence ATGAGGCGCCCCTGGGCCCTGGTCCTGGCCCTTCTCCACATGGGCCTCCTCTTCTGGCTTTCCCACCAGCCCGCCACGGGGGCGGGCCTCCCCCACCCTTGGGACAAGGCCGCCCACTTCCTGGCCTACCTCCTCTTGGGCGGGCTTCTGGGCCTCGGCCTAGGCCGCTGGCGGGCCGCCTTCCTCGGGGCCTTCCTCTACGGGGTGGGGGACGAGTGGCACCAAAGCTTCATCCCTGGCCGGGAGGCCTTCGGCTGGGACCTGGTGGCCGATGCCCTGGGGGCCTGGGTGGGGGCTAGGTGGGGGGGTAGATGGGAAGCTCCAGAAGCCTCCCTCCCCTAG
- a CDS encoding SDR family oxidoreductase: MLQGKAFLVTGAGGALARAVIPALHRAGARLFLSDPRPERMAERAQGVGAETFVADLTRLEEAEALARFVERQAPLHGVVHTVGGFAAGRFLDSDPGLYDWMLDLNLRTTYNLLRAVLPYMERRGEGFFAAIAAGPAWTGSGPGRVLYTVAKTALASLLRSLQGEVEGVRFLVVYPMGTLDTEANRRAMPEADPSRWIAPEFLAEAIVLAASARGGRLLELPIYPPT; the protein is encoded by the coding sequence ATGCTCCAGGGCAAAGCCTTTTTGGTCACGGGGGCGGGCGGGGCCTTGGCCCGGGCGGTCATCCCTGCCCTGCACCGGGCGGGGGCCAGGCTGTTCCTCTCCGACCCCCGTCCCGAGCGCATGGCGGAACGGGCCCAAGGGGTGGGGGCGGAGACCTTTGTGGCCGACCTGACCCGCCTCGAGGAGGCCGAGGCCCTGGCCCGCTTCGTGGAACGCCAGGCCCCCCTCCACGGGGTGGTGCACACCGTGGGCGGCTTCGCCGCCGGGCGCTTCCTGGACTCGGACCCCGGGCTTTACGACTGGATGCTGGACCTCAACCTGCGCACCACCTACAACCTCCTGCGGGCCGTCCTCCCCTACATGGAACGGCGAGGGGAGGGCTTCTTTGCCGCCATCGCCGCCGGGCCCGCCTGGACGGGGAGCGGGCCGGGCCGGGTCCTCTACACCGTGGCCAAGACCGCCCTGGCCAGCCTCCTCCGCTCCCTGCAGGGGGAGGTGGAGGGGGTGCGCTTCCTCGTGGTTTACCCCATGGGCACCCTGGACACCGAGGCCAACCGCCGGGCCATGCCCGAGGCCGACCCCAGTCGCTGGATCGCCCCCGAGTTCCTGGCCGAGGCCATCGTCCTAGCCGCCTCGGCTAGGGGAGGGAGGCTTCTGGAGCTTCCCATCTACCCCCCCACCTAG
- a CDS encoding LptF/LptG family permease yields the protein MKTLDRYLLREALGLFALGLGVIVLLFLAGAVYEVLAPLVAKGADPATLLLYLLYRTPEALVRGAPVAYLFALLLLLSRMAEDSELKALLALGVRRERVLLPFLFLGGALSLLGLLLGESLVPRALAEGQDLLRRQVLERPRALLTPGTTFQDAKGRVVYVGEVAGERIGKLRVLSREEVVLAEAGRFSGGVLQVGGGQRVTYEGDRPRTLTRFQRGELVLKDLTFEPWQNPANRMGLAQLRQEVERLRAQGVKAGLEATTYYRRYAEPAAALVFALFAVGLAFYLLGGSRSLGLVGVAVLTFFYYATWSVGRIMGEQNALDPLLAAWGPNLVYGALGLLLFLGGRR from the coding sequence GTGAAGACCCTGGACCGGTACCTCCTGCGGGAAGCCCTGGGCCTCTTCGCCCTGGGGCTTGGCGTCATCGTCCTCCTCTTCCTGGCGGGGGCGGTCTACGAGGTCCTGGCCCCCCTGGTGGCCAAGGGGGCCGACCCCGCCACCCTCCTCCTCTACCTCCTCTACCGCACCCCCGAGGCCCTGGTGCGGGGAGCCCCGGTGGCCTACCTCTTCGCCCTCCTCCTCCTCCTCTCCCGCATGGCCGAGGACTCGGAGCTCAAGGCCCTCCTGGCCCTTGGGGTCAGGCGGGAGCGGGTTCTCCTGCCCTTCCTCTTCCTGGGCGGGGCCCTTTCCCTCCTGGGCCTCCTCCTGGGGGAGAGCCTGGTGCCCAGGGCCTTGGCCGAGGGTCAGGACCTCCTGAGGCGGCAGGTTTTGGAGCGTCCCCGGGCCCTCCTCACCCCGGGGACCACCTTCCAGGACGCCAAGGGCCGGGTGGTCTATGTGGGGGAGGTGGCGGGGGAGCGGATCGGGAAGCTCCGCGTGCTCTCCCGGGAAGAGGTGGTCTTGGCCGAGGCGGGACGCTTTTCGGGCGGGGTGCTCCAGGTAGGGGGGGGCCAGCGGGTGACCTACGAGGGGGACCGGCCCCGGACCCTGACCCGCTTCCAACGGGGGGAGCTGGTGCTCAAGGACCTGACCTTTGAGCCCTGGCAGAACCCCGCCAACCGCATGGGCCTGGCCCAGCTGCGCCAGGAGGTAGAACGCCTGCGGGCCCAGGGGGTGAAGGCGGGCCTCGAGGCCACCACCTACTACCGCCGCTACGCCGAGCCCGCCGCGGCCCTGGTCTTCGCCCTCTTCGCCGTGGGCCTGGCCTTCTACCTCCTCGGGGGATCGCGCAGCCTGGGCCTGGTGGGGGTGGCGGTCCTCACCTTCTTCTACTACGCCACCTGGAGCGTGGGGCGGATCATGGGGGAGCAGAACGCCCTGGACCCCCTCCTGGCCGCCTGGGGGCCCAACCTGGTCTACGGGGCCCTGGGCCTTCTCCTCTTCCTAGGAGGGCGGCGGTGA
- a CDS encoding LptF/LptG family permease, which translates to MLGRYALKEVLVPYLVGVFLFVALLTFDLLSSLSGVLLSRGVGVEAIGRLILLRLPWTLSLALPLGLVFAILVGLARLIRHSELKAAYAAGVPPWALLKPLGLLALGVSLLNLANLAELRPRALEAYDAHLARLLYGEGGLSGVLRQQLYAPPGLGVYYAEEVRPEVGQNRLFGVRVVDPQGRVYSGAEGVWDAEGWHFRGYVLEGGRLKPFQGTLPFPAQFRPKESLGSRDPYDTSTLGELWERGKVESGARFALARRLADALGGFFLAWVAAALGLSFREAAWAFLSIVLLIFGYYVLWTFSAQLARYDVNPLWAFLPNGAFAALALGLTWRLR; encoded by the coding sequence GTGTTGGGCCGGTACGCCCTCAAGGAGGTCCTGGTCCCCTACCTGGTGGGGGTCTTCCTTTTCGTAGCCCTTCTCACCTTTGACCTCCTCTCCAGCCTCTCCGGCGTCCTCCTGAGCCGGGGGGTAGGGGTGGAGGCCATTGGCCGGCTCATCCTCCTCCGCCTCCCCTGGACCCTGAGCCTGGCCCTGCCCCTGGGCCTGGTCTTCGCCATCCTGGTGGGGCTTGCCCGCCTCATCCGCCACTCGGAGCTCAAGGCCGCCTACGCCGCCGGGGTGCCCCCTTGGGCCCTCCTCAAGCCCCTAGGGCTTCTGGCCCTGGGGGTAAGCCTCCTCAACCTGGCCAACCTGGCCGAGCTCCGCCCCAGGGCCCTCGAGGCCTACGACGCCCACCTGGCCCGCCTCCTTTACGGGGAAGGGGGCCTGAGCGGGGTCTTGCGCCAGCAGCTCTACGCCCCCCCGGGCCTAGGGGTGTACTACGCCGAGGAGGTGCGCCCCGAGGTGGGCCAGAACCGCCTTTTCGGGGTGCGGGTGGTGGACCCACAGGGAAGGGTCTATAGCGGGGCGGAAGGGGTCTGGGACGCCGAGGGCTGGCACTTCCGGGGGTATGTGCTGGAAGGGGGGCGGCTCAAGCCCTTCCAGGGCACCCTCCCCTTCCCCGCCCAGTTCCGCCCCAAGGAAAGCCTGGGCTCCCGCGACCCCTACGACACCAGCACCCTAGGGGAGCTTTGGGAACGGGGCAAGGTGGAAAGCGGGGCCCGCTTCGCCCTGGCCCGCCGTCTGGCCGACGCCCTGGGGGGGTTTTTCCTGGCCTGGGTGGCCGCGGCCTTGGGGCTTTCCTTCCGCGAGGCCGCCTGGGCCTTCCTCAGCATCGTCCTCCTCATCTTCGGCTACTACGTCCTCTGGACCTTTTCGGCCCAGCTTGCCCGCTACGACGTGAACCCCTTGTGGGCCTTCCTGCCCAACGGCGCCTTCGCCGCCTTGGCCCTTGGGCTCACCTGGAGGTTGCGGTGA